The proteins below are encoded in one region of Brachyspira intermedia PWS/A:
- the mtnK gene encoding S-methyl-5-thioribose kinase: MTNFNEYFLMEEKDVLLYVKNKLKYFSQNDNITCKEIGDGNINYVYRISNGKDSIILKQAGVHTRSNSSGRILDINRNAREAEILSFYGSILPDLAPKIIYIDKVMNLFVMEDLKSFLILRDALMKGQIYHHLQEQITDFLVETTLSTADFFMDPFTKKENVIKYTNKELCKISEELVFREPFFNVLKENVFSESLNKFVEDNLYNNKQIQLEAAKLKYEFMNNPQALIHGDLHTGSIFVDDDYIKVMDCEFAFYGPIGYDLGTIMANFIFSYVYHLYVTKDRNYTSFLFKVIDDILRLFKNKFITKFLHESNDISAQNDYFIEYYLLEVLKTGFGICGLELLRRTTGCARVKEIESVTDPDIRRNIEFTLLNIGIECLSYRDRLSEEEKFMKFVDNIIDNIDL, encoded by the coding sequence AAATATTTTTCTCAAAATGATAATATCACTTGCAAAGAGATAGGCGATGGCAATATTAATTATGTATATAGAATAAGTAATGGTAAGGATTCAATAATACTGAAACAGGCAGGAGTCCATACTCGAAGTAATTCATCAGGAAGAATACTTGATATTAACAGAAATGCAAGGGAGGCAGAGATTTTATCATTTTATGGAAGTATACTACCAGATTTAGCACCGAAAATCATTTATATAGATAAAGTTATGAATTTATTTGTAATGGAAGATTTAAAGTCTTTTCTTATACTAAGAGATGCTCTTATGAAGGGACAAATATATCATCATTTGCAGGAACAAATAACAGACTTTTTAGTTGAAACTACATTGTCTACAGCAGATTTTTTTATGGATCCGTTTACTAAGAAAGAAAATGTTATTAAATACACAAATAAAGAGCTTTGTAAGATAAGCGAAGAGCTTGTATTTAGAGAACCATTTTTTAATGTACTTAAAGAGAATGTATTTTCAGAATCATTAAATAAATTTGTTGAGGATAACCTTTATAATAATAAACAGATTCAATTAGAGGCTGCAAAATTAAAGTATGAATTTATGAATAATCCTCAGGCTTTAATACATGGTGATTTACATACAGGTTCTATATTTGTTGATGATGATTATATAAAGGTTATGGACTGTGAATTTGCCTTTTACGGCCCTATAGGCTATGATTTAGGCACTATTATGGCAAATTTTATATTTTCTTATGTGTATCATTTGTATGTTACTAAAGACAGAAATTATACTTCATTCCTTTTCAAGGTTATTGATGATATTTTAAGGCTTTTTAAAAATAAATTTATTACTAAGTTTCTGCATGAAAGTAATGATATATCAGCACAAAATGATTATTTTATAGAATATTATTTGCTTGAAGTATTAAAAACAGGCTTTGGTATATGCGGACTTGAATTGTTAAGAAGAACTACAGGCTGTGCTAGAGTAAAAGAGATAGAATCTGTTACCGATCCGGATATAAGAAGAAATATAGAATTCACACTTTTGAATATAGGTATTGAATGTTTATCATATAGAGACAGACTTTCTGAAGAAGAAAAGTTTATGAAATTTGTAGATAATATAATTGATAATATAGACTTATGA
- a CDS encoding S-methyl-5-thioribose-1-phosphate isomerase — protein MINRVDKELAFMLQFENIAWYDDGCVKILDRRVYPNKVNFVECKTHKEVSKAIADMVTQSAGPYLAVAMGMALAGYESRHLEGNDRIDYLTHACNTLANSRPTTSGRMMLITKSCLEAGTEAIKSNKDPIEAMFNRGIELSTKRYSKIKKIAENLVSMYPDKGTILTQCFGESIVGFMIQEFQKKNKDIKVVCAETRPYFQGARLTATVAYDQGADVTVITDNMVAYTMQEKKIDVFTSAADLICLNGAVVNKIGTFQIAIVAKYLGIPYFVTGAPDKGYHGLEDVHFEFRDEKLVTEAMGVKTSKEGVKGFYPAFDYTPPHLVSAVVTDLGIYSPYDVFKYYIGNDEGEY, from the coding sequence ATGATTAATAGGGTAGATAAAGAATTGGCTTTTATGCTTCAATTTGAAAATATAGCTTGGTATGATGACGGATGTGTTAAAATATTGGATAGGAGAGTTTACCCTAATAAAGTGAATTTTGTAGAATGCAAAACTCATAAAGAAGTTTCAAAAGCTATAGCAGATATGGTGACTCAAAGTGCCGGACCTTATTTGGCAGTTGCTATGGGTATGGCATTAGCCGGATATGAATCAAGGCATTTGGAAGGAAATGATAGAATAGATTATTTAACCCATGCATGTAATACATTGGCAAATTCAAGACCTACTACAAGCGGAAGAATGATGTTAATAACTAAATCCTGTTTGGAGGCTGGTACAGAGGCTATAAAATCTAATAAAGACCCTATAGAAGCTATGTTCAATAGAGGTATAGAGCTTTCCACTAAAAGATATTCAAAAATAAAAAAAATAGCAGAAAATCTAGTATCTATGTATCCTGATAAAGGAACTATACTTACTCAATGTTTTGGTGAGTCTATAGTAGGATTTATGATACAGGAATTTCAAAAAAAGAATAAAGATATAAAAGTGGTATGTGCTGAAACTAGACCTTATTTTCAAGGAGCAAGGCTTACAGCAACAGTTGCTTATGATCAGGGAGCAGATGTTACAGTTATTACTGATAATATGGTGGCATATACTATGCAGGAGAAGAAAATAGATGTATTCACCTCTGCTGCAGATTTAATATGCTTAAATGGGGCTGTAGTTAACAAAATAGGTACTTTTCAAATAGCAATAGTGGCAAAATATTTAGGAATACCATATTTTGTAACGGGAGCACCAGATAAAGGTTATCATGGTCTTGAAGATGTTCATTTTGAATTCAGGGATGAAAAACTTGTTACTGAAGCTATGGGGGTAAAAACATCTAAGGAAGGCGTAAAAGGTTTTTATCCTGCATTTGATTATACGCCTCCTCATTTGGTTAGTGCAGTTGTAACAGATTTAGGTATTTATTCACCTTATGATGTATTTAAATATTATATAGGAAATGATGAAGGAGAATATTAA
- a CDS encoding HD-GYP domain-containing protein, whose amino-acid sequence MDIDLDKYTSIDLNFIKDNIDIIKFNSPEIICTSNDNLYLSIPNYKIDILFDKNSINSDIFDNFYIAKNSKSIVDLVIEKNDNDQYKQIDSINQFLKVYKDCMPDSENTKVFEYKILEIILEETPKERFISIKNYIDILNQYYNKQLYAEAIQYILDIITQLAFIERINLIHLVNASKDQMNQMYFDNLEYYDTQIVANDLILSITKLVEKIYPNISLFYGFDNFGCRNVIGHGNRVFIIFIEFMLYYNEQIDNHLNLKTIINFNKKYKFFYEKVFEKYKLNKTNIKFNDIFKNGLKKISIENIASFAAGAFWHDVVKIKELDYLNINKSKEYAKRSTSHAIKGYQFLKLFRNYNDNISLIVGMHHEYYGYGNGVIEIINKQFNENRSLNPSSLISDSSDDVQTLQSLAFFPAKVLEIIDLFDTTVMPQKSYNRKDMNTEDAIKLIYDNYIVKETQLDPILFELFVDFLIDIKKENIQNPLRD is encoded by the coding sequence ATGGATATTGATTTAGATAAATATACATCGATAGATTTAAATTTTATAAAAGACAATATAGATATCATTAAATTTAATTCTCCGGAAATTATATGCACAAGCAATGATAACTTATATTTGTCAATACCTAACTATAAAATAGATATTCTTTTTGATAAAAATTCTATAAACAGTGACATTTTTGATAATTTCTATATAGCAAAGAATTCAAAATCAATTGTAGATTTAGTTATTGAAAAAAATGATAATGATCAGTATAAACAAATTGATAGTATAAATCAGTTTCTTAAAGTATATAAAGACTGTATGCCTGATTCTGAAAATACAAAAGTATTTGAATATAAAATACTTGAAATAATTCTAGAAGAAACACCTAAAGAAAGATTTATATCTATAAAAAACTATATTGATATATTAAATCAATATTATAATAAACAATTATATGCCGAAGCTATTCAGTATATATTAGATATAATAACTCAATTAGCTTTTATAGAAAGAATCAATTTAATTCATTTGGTAAATGCATCGAAAGATCAAATGAATCAAATGTATTTTGATAATTTAGAATATTACGATACTCAAATAGTAGCAAATGATTTAATATTATCAATTACTAAATTAGTAGAAAAAATATATCCTAATATAAGTTTATTTTACGGATTCGATAATTTTGGATGTAGAAATGTCATAGGACATGGAAACAGAGTTTTTATAATATTCATAGAATTTATGCTTTATTATAATGAACAGATAGATAATCATTTAAATTTAAAAACTATTATTAATTTCAATAAAAAATATAAATTTTTTTATGAAAAAGTTTTTGAAAAATATAAATTAAATAAAACCAATATAAAATTTAATGACATATTTAAAAACGGACTGAAAAAAATATCAATAGAAAATATAGCCTCTTTTGCTGCAGGAGCATTTTGGCATGATGTTGTTAAAATAAAAGAATTAGACTATCTTAATATTAATAAATCAAAAGAGTATGCTAAAAGATCAACATCTCATGCTATTAAAGGATATCAATTTTTAAAACTTTTCAGAAACTATAATGATAATATATCATTAATTGTAGGAATGCACCATGAATATTATGGTTATGGAAATGGTGTAATAGAAATAATAAACAAACAATTTAATGAAAATAGATCATTAAATCCTTCATCTCTTATATCAGATAGCTCTGACGATGTTCAAACACTTCAAAGTTTAGCATTTTTTCCTGCTAAAGTATTAGAAATAATAGATTTATTTGATACTACTGTAATGCCGCAAAAAAGCTATAATAGAAAAGATATGAATACAGAAGATGCTATAAAACTGATATATGATAATTATATAGTTAAAGAAACTCAATTAGATCCAATACTATTTGAATTATTTGTAGACTTTTTAATAGATATAAAAAAGGAAAATATACAAAATCCATTAAGAGATTAA